From the genome of Streptomyces ficellus:
GGTGTGACGCCCGGCGCCCGTAAGGCCCGGCCGCCGCGGTGTCACACCCCGGCGGCCCCGGCGCTCCGGCCCGCCGGCGGCCCGCTGCCCCGGCGTCCCGGGGTGGGGCGCCGGGGTGGGGGCGCCGCGACCCGTCGCGGGTGGCGGGGCCCGAACGCCGTGCAGTCCCGTCCGGCGCCGCACGTCTCCGTGCGGCGCCGGACGTGCCTTACCCGCCCGCCCCGGGCACGAGCACCGCGCCCGGGGCGGGGGTCCGGGGTCCGCCCCGGGAGAACGCAGCATCGGATCCAGGGGAGGATCACCATCATGGGCGTCACGCTCGCCAAGGGAGGCAACGTCTCCCTCTCCAAGGCCGCACCCAACCTCACCCAGGTGCTGGTCGGCCTCGGCTGGGACGCGCGCTCCACCACCGGAGCGCCCTTCGACCTCGACGCCAGCGCACTGCTGTGCCAGAACGGCAGGGTGCTCGGTGACGAATGGTTCGTGTTCTACAACAACCTCACCAGCCCCGACGGCTCCGTCGAGCACACGGGTGACAACCTCACGGGCGAGGGCGAGGGCGACGACGAGTCGCTGATCGTCGACCTCCCACGCGTACCGGCTCATGTAGACAAGATCATCTTCCCGGTCTCCATCCACGAGGCGGACAACCGGGGCCAGACCTTCGGCCAGGTCAGCAACGCCTTCATCCGCGTCGTCAACCAGGCCGACGGCCAGGAACTCGCCCGCTACGACCTCAGCGAGGACGCCTCGACCGAAACCGCGATGATCTTCGGCGAGCTCTACCGGTACGGCGGCGAGTGGAAGTTCAGGGCGGTGGGACAGGGGTACGCATCGGGGCTGCGGGGCATCGCTCTAGACTTCGGGGTCAATGTTTCCTGAAGAACGTCTCCGGGTTTGTTCAAAACCCGGCGCGCACGGCGCGGGGGAGACCCGTATCCGTACTTAACACGATTGGGTAGCCAGTGGTTCTGAAAACCTTCGGCTGGTCGTTCGCCGTCACGGCGCTCGGCCTCGCTTTCGCCGCCTGGCAGTGGGGCTGGGAGGCGTTCGGGATCGTACTGATCCTGTCGATCCTCGAGATCTCGCTGTCGTTCGACAACGCGGTGGTCAACGCCGGGATCCTCAAGAAGATGAACGCCTTCTGGCAGAAGATCTTCCTGACGATCGGCATCCTGATCGCGGTCTTCGGTATGCGGCTGGTCTTCCCCGTCGTGATCGTCGCCATCAGCGCCCAGGTCGGCCCCATCGAGGCCGTCCAGCTCGCCATGGACAACCCCTCGCGGTACGAGGACCTCGTCACCGACGCGCACGCGGCCATCGCCGCCTTCGGTGGCATGTTCCTGCTCATGATCTTCCTGGACTTCATGTTCGAGGACCGCGAGCACAAGTGGCTCTCGTGGCTGGAGCGCCCCGCGGCCAAGCTCGGCAAGGTCGACATGCTCTCGGTCTGCATCGCGCTGATCGTCCTGCTGATCACCGCCATGACCTTCGCCACCCAGGCGCACACCAGCACCGGACACGCCGACAAGTCGGCCACCGTACTGCTCTCCGGCGTCGCGGGCCTCGTCACGTACCTGATCGTGGGCGGCCTGTCCGGCTACTTCGAGGACAAGCTGGAGGAAGAGGAGGAGCGCGAGCACGAGGAGGAGGAGAAGGCCAAGAAGGAGGGCAAGCCCGTCTCCGCCGTCGGCCTCGCCGGCAAGGCCGCCTTCTTCCTCTTCCTGTACCTGGAAGTCCTGGACGCGTCCTTCTCCTTCGACGGCGTGATCGGCGCCTTCGCCATCACCAACCACATCTTCTGGATGGCGCTGGGCCTCGGCATCGGCGCGATGTACGTCCGGTCGCTCACCGTCTACCTGGTCCGCCAGGGCACGCTGGACGACTACGTCTACCTGGAGCACGGCGCGCACTACGCGATCGGCGCGCTCGCGGTCATCCTGCTCATCACCATTCAGCACGAGATCAGCGAGATCATCACCGGTCTCGTCGGTGTTTTCCTGATCGCCGCGTCCTTCCTGTCCTCCGTGCGCCGCAACAAGGCGCTGGCGGCAGCGGGCGAGGAGGACAAGACGCACGTCTCGGTCTGACGTCCGGATGACGTCCGGCGTGTGACATTCGCGGGGCCCGCCCGGGTGTGGGACCCCCGCGAGCGAGGAACGCTTCCGTTGCGGGGCGGCCGGTGCTCCCGGCCGCCCCGTCGCGTATGCGCTCAACCATGGGGCACCGGACGACTGGGGGTGGGGCAATGGCCTTCTGGGACAGCCTCTTGCGGAACAACAACGCGGCGCAGTTCGACTCGGGCAGCGCCTCGTCGAACGCCATCGACCTGACCAAGCGCCGCCCGTCCGTCTCGCTCACCAAGCAGGGCGCGGCCACCGGCAACCTGCGCGTCAACCTCTCCTGGCGGATGCGCACCTCCGACATCGAGGGCCGCTCCCGGCACAGCGGCCGGCTGCTGCGGCACCCGCTCAAGCTCTTCAAGCCCGACGTGGTCCAGGCGCACACACAGGGCGTGGTCAACGTCGACCTGGACATCGGCTGCCTGTACGAGATGAAGGACGGCACCAAGGGCGTCGTCCAGCCGCTCGGCAGCTTCTTCGGCGACCTCAACTCGGCCCCGTACGTCAAGCTCAGCGGCGACGACCGGTTCGGCGCGCCGTCCGGTGAGACGATCTTCGTCAACCTCGACCACCGGGACGCGATCAAGCGCCTGTTGTTCTTCGTCTACATCTACGACCAGACGCCGGCCTTCGACCGTACGCACGCCACGATGACGCTCTACCCGAGCAACGGCCCCCGCATCGAGATAGAACTCGACGAACGCGCACCGCAGGCCCGCTCCTGCGCGGTCTTCATGCTGGAGAACGTCAAGGACGAGCTGGTGGTACGCCGTGAGGTGCGGTTCGTGTACGGCTTCCAGGCCGAGCTGGACCGGCTCTACGGGTGGGGCCTGCAGTGGGGGCGCGGGTTCAAGGCCGGCAAGGTGTGAGGCCGCGCCCGTCGCGCACCCGCCGTGGGCTCAGGAGCGGACGAACTGCGGGCCCATCGGCGGCAGCCGGAAGTTCGGGTCCGGCGCGGGCGCGGCGGCCGCGGCGGGCTGCGGGTAGCCGTAGGCGGGCTGCCCGGACCCGGGCTGTGCCGGACCGTCCTGCGGGTAGCCGTAGCCGGGCTGGGCCTGGCCGGGCTGGGGGTAGCCGTAGGCGGGAGCGGGCGTGCCGGCGGGCGCGGGGCCGGGGGCCGGGGGTGAGACCGGCGGCGGGGGCGCCCCAGGGGCCGGGGGTGTCGCCGGGGCGGTGGGCACCACCGTGGTGGGTGCCGACGCCGAGGCGTCCGCGGCCGCCGG
Proteins encoded in this window:
- a CDS encoding TerD family protein, whose amino-acid sequence is MGVTLAKGGNVSLSKAAPNLTQVLVGLGWDARSTTGAPFDLDASALLCQNGRVLGDEWFVFYNNLTSPDGSVEHTGDNLTGEGEGDDESLIVDLPRVPAHVDKIIFPVSIHEADNRGQTFGQVSNAFIRVVNQADGQELARYDLSEDASTETAMIFGELYRYGGEWKFRAVGQGYASGLRGIALDFGVNVS
- a CDS encoding DUF475 domain-containing protein, with amino-acid sequence MVLKTFGWSFAVTALGLAFAAWQWGWEAFGIVLILSILEISLSFDNAVVNAGILKKMNAFWQKIFLTIGILIAVFGMRLVFPVVIVAISAQVGPIEAVQLAMDNPSRYEDLVTDAHAAIAAFGGMFLLMIFLDFMFEDREHKWLSWLERPAAKLGKVDMLSVCIALIVLLITAMTFATQAHTSTGHADKSATVLLSGVAGLVTYLIVGGLSGYFEDKLEEEEEREHEEEEKAKKEGKPVSAVGLAGKAAFFLFLYLEVLDASFSFDGVIGAFAITNHIFWMALGLGIGAMYVRSLTVYLVRQGTLDDYVYLEHGAHYAIGALAVILLITIQHEISEIITGLVGVFLIAASFLSSVRRNKALAAAGEEDKTHVSV
- a CDS encoding TerD family protein, with amino-acid sequence MAFWDSLLRNNNAAQFDSGSASSNAIDLTKRRPSVSLTKQGAATGNLRVNLSWRMRTSDIEGRSRHSGRLLRHPLKLFKPDVVQAHTQGVVNVDLDIGCLYEMKDGTKGVVQPLGSFFGDLNSAPYVKLSGDDRFGAPSGETIFVNLDHRDAIKRLLFFVYIYDQTPAFDRTHATMTLYPSNGPRIEIELDERAPQARSCAVFMLENVKDELVVRREVRFVYGFQAELDRLYGWGLQWGRGFKAGKV